One Streptomyces sp. BA2 DNA window includes the following coding sequences:
- a CDS encoding bifunctional glycosyltransferase/CDP-glycerol:glycerophosphate glycerophosphotransferase produces the protein MPRFSIIVPTHDVSGRLSDCLESVLAQSGDLELLTVLPTASGPAAPIVARYAERDARVRSVCTDPADGLGAARNAGVAAARGDYLLFLDGDDTFTPDAVLRIDERLNATHDPDLLLFDHERIHWFDGGQGSALERVWAGAPVGAFSLKQHTALPDPLLPAWSAAYRRQFATRHTLTFAPGMFTDLSWCLPAALHARDLAVLDQICVRHHLRRQGRRTHLPGPHHMDFLDQLDLVMRQANELDPPTAVRERLFLRLFHEVLKTAAEPARLGSSSLQRQFFKRASHLYQLHRPAGLTVPSGSLGVQHRLLAANAHTASRALRSLRRSSRITLPVPKRARRNANPRTTLYRTFLEEPVDENLAVYSAYWGRGYTCNPAAIHTAVRRLAPHIKSVFLVTEDTQGHVPDDVECVVIGSARYWEVMARAKYTFNNVNFEPAVRKRSGTVHVQTQHGTPLKRMGLDTSEYPAACSTIGNYQHLLQRIARWDFNLSSNRHSTEIWERAYPGGYETLDYGYPRNDAFYNTTLAGVQELRRRLGIPEDRIAVLYAPTYRDYAGGFDARLDLASFCEALGDEFVVVLRAHHSDEGSPGHLQALHSGKLIDLTEHYSPEEVCLVSDVLISDYSSITFDYANLDRPMVTYAPDWEMYRDTRGTYFDLPAAPPGPLARTPQQLTEIFRTGEWNGDRARALRSAFRGRFCDFDDGRAAERVVRRVLLQQAAEDIPPVIPLASRTPAPAAGLAHAPLREVPCHDAHT, from the coding sequence ATGCCGCGCTTCAGCATCATTGTTCCCACCCATGACGTGTCTGGTCGGCTGTCCGACTGCCTCGAGTCGGTGCTGGCTCAGTCCGGCGACCTCGAACTGCTCACCGTCCTGCCGACTGCCTCAGGACCAGCCGCCCCCATCGTGGCCCGATACGCCGAACGCGACGCCCGGGTGAGATCGGTGTGCACAGACCCCGCCGACGGTCTGGGTGCCGCCCGCAATGCCGGAGTTGCTGCCGCCCGCGGTGACTACCTGCTGTTCCTCGACGGCGACGACACCTTCACACCGGACGCGGTACTGCGGATCGACGAACGCCTGAACGCGACACACGACCCAGATCTCCTCCTGTTCGATCACGAGCGGATCCACTGGTTTGACGGCGGCCAGGGCTCAGCCCTGGAACGCGTGTGGGCTGGCGCACCCGTCGGCGCGTTCTCCCTGAAACAGCACACCGCACTCCCCGATCCACTCCTCCCGGCGTGGAGCGCCGCCTATCGGCGCCAGTTCGCCACACGTCACACCCTGACGTTCGCGCCCGGCATGTTCACCGACTTGAGCTGGTGCCTGCCCGCGGCGCTCCACGCCCGCGATCTCGCCGTGCTCGACCAGATCTGCGTCCGGCACCATCTCCGTCGCCAGGGGCGCAGAACACATCTGCCGGGGCCTCACCACATGGACTTCCTGGACCAGCTCGACCTGGTCATGCGCCAGGCCAACGAGTTGGACCCTCCCACCGCCGTGCGGGAACGGCTCTTCCTGCGTCTCTTCCACGAGGTACTGAAGACCGCCGCAGAACCCGCCAGGCTCGGCTCCAGCAGCCTGCAACGGCAGTTCTTCAAGCGGGCCTCGCACCTGTACCAACTGCACCGGCCCGCCGGGCTCACCGTGCCCAGTGGCTCGCTCGGCGTGCAGCACCGGCTGCTCGCCGCGAACGCGCACACAGCGTCCCGGGCACTGCGCTCTCTGCGCAGGTCCAGCCGGATCACGCTGCCCGTGCCCAAACGCGCACGGCGCAACGCGAACCCCCGTACCACGCTGTACAGGACATTCCTCGAAGAGCCGGTCGACGAGAACCTCGCGGTGTACTCCGCCTACTGGGGCCGTGGCTACACCTGCAACCCGGCCGCCATCCACACCGCTGTCCGCCGGCTCGCCCCCCACATCAAGTCGGTGTTCCTCGTGACGGAAGACACCCAAGGGCACGTTCCCGACGACGTGGAGTGCGTCGTGATCGGCAGCGCACGCTACTGGGAGGTCATGGCGCGCGCCAAGTACACCTTCAACAACGTCAACTTCGAGCCCGCGGTGCGTAAGCGATCCGGCACCGTTCACGTCCAGACCCAGCACGGCACCCCCCTGAAGCGCATGGGGCTGGACACATCCGAGTACCCGGCCGCCTGCTCGACGATCGGCAACTACCAGCATCTTCTGCAACGCATCGCGCGCTGGGACTTCAACCTCTCCTCGAATCGGCATTCGACCGAGATCTGGGAACGTGCCTACCCCGGCGGCTACGAAACGCTCGACTACGGCTATCCGCGCAATGACGCCTTTTACAACACCACGCTGGCAGGCGTCCAGGAGTTGCGCCGACGCCTGGGCATCCCCGAGGACCGGATCGCGGTGCTGTACGCGCCCACCTACCGGGACTACGCCGGCGGGTTCGACGCACGCCTCGACCTCGCCTCGTTCTGCGAGGCACTCGGCGACGAGTTCGTCGTGGTGCTGCGCGCCCACCACTCCGACGAGGGCTCCCCGGGGCACCTTCAGGCCCTCCACTCCGGAAAACTGATCGACCTGACCGAGCACTACTCGCCGGAGGAAGTGTGCCTGGTCTCGGACGTGCTGATCAGCGATTACTCGTCCATCACCTTCGACTACGCGAACCTCGACCGCCCGATGGTCACCTATGCCCCCGACTGGGAGATGTACCGCGATACCCGGGGCACCTACTTCGACCTGCCCGCCGCGCCGCCCGGACCGTTGGCCCGCACTCCGCAGCAGCTCACCGAGATCTTCCGCACCGGCGAGTGGAACGGTGACCGCGCCCGCGCCCTGCGCAGCGCCTTCCGTGGCCGGTTCTGCGACTTCGACGACGGGCGGGCTGCCGAGCGGGTCGTGCGACGCGTGCTCCTCCAGCAGGCCGCCGAGGACATCCCCCCCGTCATCCCGTTGGCGAGCCGCACCCCCGCTCCGGCCGCCGGTCTCGCCCACGCACCGCTCCGAGAGGTTCCCTGCCATGACGCACACACGTGA
- a CDS encoding bifunctional glycosyltransferase/CDP-glycerol:glycerophosphate glycerophosphotransferase has protein sequence MPRFSVIVPVYKVQAYLHACLESVLEQSFTDFELIVVDDASPDACGALIDERAARDTRMKAVHLKENVGLGPARNAGMERASGDYLIFLDSDDTLTPHSLHAISDRIKETDEPDVLIYDYARTFWSGEAVRNQFASLLKEEGPAPFRLSERPGLLRLLMVAWNKAYRRDFIEREGFTFPPGLYEDTPWTAPVLMKAGSIATLDRVCVHYLQRRRGSILRTTTRRHFEIFDQYERVFAFLDEHPELSAAWRPVLFRKMVDHLSAVFSKRDRLPRGSRAEFLRKARTHYRRYRVPGARPRARVRARVRHGLVRLGTHRTYRTLWTALRVRSRAKRYAARARHRAKGAVLQLHYRIQLRLPLRADRAVFSSYWGRGYGCNPGALEAAVREHAPHIRTAWIADPAHHHTLPTATRRLRPGTAAYWSALARSKYLVNNVDFDRRLIKRPGQIMIQTQHGTPLKLMGLDLQDRPAAARGMDFAALLRNADKWDYVLSANRHSTLVWERVYPASYTTLEYGYPRNDIYQRASSADVARIRESLGIPPGAVAILYAPTHRDYRHTQLRSLDLERMLHNLGPRFVVLTRAHHSYGAPLAPSSGRLIDVSDHPDVESLCLASDALVTDYSSLMFDYANLDRPVVLHATDWEAYEAARGTYFDVREFPPGAVARSEDELTDIFESGRWREARSAQLRHAFRDRFCPYDDGHAAERIVRHVVLGETTPRPAVVPLSERHPAPAPRALDALSGSDPSGLPLSSARLLQRTPPTPGS, from the coding sequence TTGCCCCGGTTCAGTGTCATCGTGCCCGTGTACAAGGTGCAGGCATATCTGCACGCATGCCTCGAATCCGTCCTCGAGCAATCGTTCACGGACTTCGAGCTGATCGTGGTCGACGACGCCTCACCCGACGCATGCGGCGCCCTCATCGACGAGCGCGCGGCCCGTGACACCCGCATGAAGGCCGTCCACCTCAAGGAGAACGTCGGTCTGGGCCCGGCCCGCAACGCCGGCATGGAGCGCGCCAGCGGCGACTACCTGATCTTCCTCGACAGCGACGACACCCTCACCCCCCACTCCCTGCACGCGATCTCCGACCGCATCAAGGAGACCGACGAGCCGGACGTCCTGATCTACGACTACGCGCGCACCTTCTGGTCGGGCGAGGCCGTGCGCAACCAGTTCGCGAGCCTCCTGAAGGAGGAGGGCCCCGCCCCCTTCCGGCTGAGCGAGAGGCCCGGCCTGCTGCGCCTCCTGATGGTCGCCTGGAACAAGGCCTACCGCCGCGACTTCATCGAACGCGAGGGCTTCACCTTCCCGCCCGGCCTCTACGAGGACACGCCCTGGACCGCTCCGGTCCTGATGAAGGCGGGCTCGATCGCCACCCTCGACCGGGTCTGCGTGCACTACCTCCAGCGCCGCCGCGGCAGCATCCTGCGCACCACGACCCGCAGGCACTTCGAGATCTTCGACCAGTACGAGCGGGTCTTCGCGTTCCTCGACGAGCACCCGGAACTCTCGGCGGCCTGGCGGCCCGTCCTCTTCAGGAAGATGGTCGACCACCTCTCGGCGGTCTTCAGCAAGCGGGACCGCCTCCCGCGCGGCAGCCGCGCCGAATTCCTGCGCAAAGCCCGCACCCACTACCGCCGATACCGCGTCCCCGGCGCCCGCCCACGCGCCCGCGTCCGCGCCCGGGTCCGGCACGGCCTGGTACGCCTTGGCACGCACCGCACCTACCGGACCCTGTGGACGGCGCTGCGGGTCAGGTCACGGGCCAAGCGGTACGCGGCGAGAGCGCGGCACCGCGCCAAGGGTGCCGTGCTGCAACTGCACTACCGCATCCAGCTGCGCCTGCCGCTGCGCGCCGACCGCGCGGTCTTCTCCTCGTACTGGGGGCGCGGCTACGGCTGCAACCCCGGCGCCCTGGAGGCCGCGGTGCGCGAGCACGCCCCGCACATCCGCACCGCGTGGATCGCGGACCCCGCCCACCACCACACCCTGCCGACGGCCACCCGCAGGCTGCGCCCCGGCACGGCCGCGTACTGGAGCGCCCTCGCGCGCTCCAAGTACCTCGTGAACAACGTCGACTTCGACCGCAGGCTCATCAAACGCCCCGGCCAGATCATGATCCAGACCCAGCACGGCACCCCCCTGAAGCTGATGGGCCTCGACCTCCAGGACCGGCCCGCCGCCGCCCGGGGCATGGACTTCGCCGCCCTCCTGCGCAACGCCGACAAATGGGACTACGTCCTGTCGGCGAACCGGCACTCCACGCTGGTCTGGGAGCGCGTCTACCCCGCCTCGTACACCACGCTCGAGTACGGCTACCCGCGCAACGACATCTACCAGCGGGCGAGCTCCGCCGACGTGGCCCGCATCCGCGAGTCCCTCGGCATCCCCCCGGGCGCCGTCGCCATCCTCTACGCGCCCACCCACCGCGACTACCGCCACACCCAGCTGCGCTCCCTCGACCTGGAGCGGATGCTGCACAACCTCGGTCCGCGCTTCGTCGTCCTGACCCGCGCCCATCACTCGTACGGGGCGCCCCTGGCGCCCAGCTCGGGCCGCCTGATCGACGTGTCGGACCATCCGGACGTCGAGTCCCTCTGCCTCGCGTCCGACGCCCTGGTCACCGACTACTCCTCGCTCATGTTCGACTACGCCAACCTCGACCGCCCCGTCGTCCTGCACGCCACCGACTGGGAGGCGTACGAAGCGGCCCGCGGCACCTACTTCGACGTGCGCGAGTTCCCGCCGGGCGCGGTCGCGCGCAGCGAGGACGAACTCACCGACATCTTCGAATCAGGCCGTTGGCGAGAGGCACGCTCCGCGCAGCTGAGGCACGCGTTTCGGGACAGGTTCTGCCCCTACGACGACGGACATGCCGCGGAACGGATCGTGCGACATGTGGTGCTCGGCGAAACGACCCCACGGCCTGCGGTCGTGCCGCTTTCGGAGCGGCACCCCGCGCCGGCGCCGCGGGCGCTTGACGCCCTGTCCGGATCGGACCCTTCCGGGCTGCCGCTGTCCTCCGCCCGCCTGCTGCAGCGCACTCCCCCCACCCCCGGGAGCTGA
- a CDS encoding bifunctional glycosyltransferase/CDP-glycerol:glycerophosphate glycerophosphotransferase — translation MPRFTIIVPTHGVSGRLADCPGSVLGQSFEDLELIAVVDDIEGPADLCSTIVAEHAERDPRVRRTQSPSSGGLPRARNAGAEVANGEYVLFLNGDDRLVPRTLAAIDARLAETEDPDLLFFDHERVHWFEGSQGPALQWLWKGAPAGAFSVEQHAALPDPMVPAFCGAYRRRFLTEHRLSLAPGMFTDTVWSVLCALRAERIAVLDRVCVRHLLRRQGEQNRGAGLHHLDLLDQFDLAMNEAAVLTPPASVLARTFGGFTHEVLKTASTPSRLPSAILRRRFFRRASRLYRRHRPAGFRQPSGRLGAQHRLLASGHYVVFCALRAAEKRPTGYLAPAFQRAGSLWQRRRHPYLTFLRRPIDEHLAVFSAYRGRGYACNPAAIHAAVQRLVPHIKTVFLVADGSGQQMPDSVECVVIGSRRYWEVMATAKYTFNNVDFEMAVKKRRGTVHVQTQHGTPLKRVGVDQVGFPAAAAAAGPLGRLLERVDGWDFIVSSNHHSTEVWQHAYPGAYESLNVGYLRNDTFYSATADDVSTIRKRFGISEGKTALLYAPTHRNYRTGFAPQLNLPAWCDALGEDFVVLLRAHHFDEGSAGHERAVHSGKLIDLTEHRSAEEVCLAADALITDYSSIMFDYANLDRPIVLYADDWDIYRATRGVYFDLLAEPPGAVARTQDELTRIFREGEWDGELSGRLRAAFRERFCDLDDGLAAERVVRRVLLGEPADRLPPIVPLSGRVPAPAPPRVPPQRPAPKGVPPCHI, via the coding sequence TTGCCGCGCTTCACCATCATCGTTCCCACCCACGGAGTGTCGGGGCGGCTCGCCGACTGCCCGGGCTCGGTGCTCGGACAGTCCTTCGAGGACCTCGAACTGATCGCGGTCGTCGACGACATCGAAGGACCGGCGGACCTGTGCTCGACGATCGTCGCCGAGCACGCGGAGCGCGACCCACGCGTACGCCGCACACAGTCCCCGTCCAGCGGCGGCCTGCCCCGGGCGCGGAACGCCGGGGCAGAGGTGGCCAACGGCGAGTACGTGTTGTTCCTCAACGGCGACGACAGGCTCGTGCCCCGCACGCTGGCGGCCATCGACGCCCGGCTCGCCGAGACCGAAGACCCCGATCTGCTGTTCTTCGACCATGAGCGGGTGCACTGGTTCGAGGGCTCCCAGGGCCCAGCCCTCCAGTGGCTTTGGAAGGGCGCTCCGGCAGGCGCCTTCTCTGTGGAGCAGCATGCCGCTCTGCCCGACCCCATGGTGCCCGCGTTCTGTGGCGCCTACCGGCGGCGTTTCCTGACGGAGCACCGGCTCTCCTTAGCGCCGGGCATGTTCACAGACACGGTGTGGAGCGTGCTGTGCGCACTGCGGGCCGAGCGGATCGCCGTGCTCGACCGGGTCTGCGTACGTCATCTGCTGCGCAGGCAGGGCGAGCAGAACCGGGGCGCGGGCCTGCACCACCTGGACCTGCTAGACCAGTTCGACCTCGCGATGAACGAGGCGGCCGTGCTCACACCACCGGCCTCCGTGCTCGCCCGGACCTTCGGCGGGTTCACGCACGAGGTGCTCAAGACCGCATCGACGCCCTCGCGGCTGCCCTCCGCGATTCTGCGGCGGCGCTTCTTCCGCCGGGCTTCACGGCTGTACCGGCGGCACCGGCCCGCAGGGTTCCGACAGCCTTCGGGGCGTCTCGGAGCGCAGCACCGGCTGCTTGCCTCGGGCCACTACGTGGTCTTCTGCGCGTTGCGCGCGGCGGAGAAGAGGCCGACCGGATATCTCGCCCCCGCCTTCCAGCGCGCGGGGAGCCTCTGGCAGCGTCGCCGCCACCCCTACCTGACCTTCCTCAGGCGGCCCATCGACGAGCACCTGGCCGTCTTCTCGGCTTACCGGGGGCGCGGCTACGCCTGCAACCCTGCCGCCATCCACGCCGCGGTCCAGCGCCTGGTCCCACACATCAAGACTGTCTTCCTCGTCGCCGACGGCAGCGGCCAACAGATGCCGGACAGCGTGGAATGCGTGGTGATCGGCAGCCGCCGCTACTGGGAGGTGATGGCCACTGCCAAGTACACCTTCAACAACGTCGACTTCGAGATGGCGGTCAAGAAGCGCCGTGGCACCGTCCATGTGCAGACCCAGCACGGCACGCCGCTCAAGCGGGTGGGCGTGGACCAGGTGGGCTTTCCTGCCGCTGCCGCCGCCGCGGGACCACTCGGCAGACTCCTGGAGCGGGTGGACGGCTGGGACTTCATTGTCTCCTCGAACCACCATTCCACCGAGGTCTGGCAGCACGCCTACCCGGGAGCGTACGAGAGTCTCAATGTCGGCTATCTCCGCAACGACACCTTCTACAGCGCGACGGCCGACGATGTGTCCACCATCCGCAAGCGTTTCGGCATCTCCGAGGGCAAGACCGCCCTCCTGTACGCGCCGACCCACCGCAACTACCGCACCGGTTTCGCACCACAGCTCAACCTGCCCGCCTGGTGCGACGCCCTCGGTGAGGACTTCGTGGTGCTGTTGCGCGCCCACCACTTCGACGAGGGTTCGGCGGGGCATGAACGGGCCGTGCACTCCGGCAAGTTGATCGACTTGACGGAGCACCGCTCCGCCGAGGAAGTCTGCCTGGCAGCCGACGCCCTGATCACGGACTACTCGTCAATCATGTTCGACTACGCCAACCTCGACCGGCCGATTGTCCTGTACGCCGATGACTGGGACATCTACCGCGCGACCCGCGGCGTCTACTTCGACCTGCTCGCCGAGCCGCCGGGCGCCGTGGCCCGCACGCAGGACGAACTGACGCGGATCTTCCGCGAGGGCGAGTGGGACGGGGAGCTTTCGGGGCGGCTGCGGGCCGCGTTCCGTGAGCGGTTCTGCGACCTGGACGACGGGCTCGCGGCGGAGCGGGTGGTGCGGCGGGTGCTGCTCGGCGAGCCGGCCGACCGGCTGCCGCCGATCGTGCCCCTGAGCGGGCGCGTTCCCGCGCCCGCCCCGCCCCGTGTCCCACCGCAACGTCCCGCACCCAAGGGTGTCCCGCCGTGCCACATCTGA
- a CDS encoding CDP-glycerol glycerophosphotransferase family protein, translated as MPRFSIIVPVHRVQGYLRACLDSVLTQSFADFEVIAVDDCSPDHCGAIIDEYAARDARVRAVHLPANVGLGRARNVGVHDATGDYLLFLDSDDSYTPGALAAIDQRLAVTEDPDVLVFDHVRTYWWGRAGRSTTADLLAAAGKDTFDILTSPQYLRLSPVAWNKAYRRDFFTGHKFAYKPGLYEGAPITFQALVAARRIGCLDLVCIEHRQRRQGAITQTSGRKHFDIFAQYAGLFTFLDEHPELDAARPLLFERMINHFLTTLLATACVLPGDRGDFYRMMVRFYRRYKPAGFAPPDDRYRVQWRLTATSPYAVFQAWALADSVRSAARRKKHELRKSAARRAKRTLARIERRRPLNPHLAVYSAFSHRGVAGDPAAIQQAAGTLAPHVRPVWVVRPEAVEQVPEGVEFVLPGTPRYHRVISRATYFFNNVNWAPGLVKREGQIHVHTHQGTPPKRMGADLLGRPAAMYHLDIAAQLRRSDRRDYSLVSGRYAQRVWDRAYPCRFTSLATGAPRNDVLVRGDVLRAAAVPTRLRIPDGNTVVLYAPTPRDHSKWYEPRVDFERLVRELGPGVTLLVRLHRQYARAAARSLQLRDLEQHGLLRDVTDERCVEDLILTADALVTDYSSLMFDYVHLDRPVIIHTDDWAAYQAARGTYFDPLATSPGHVTTRTAQLAHLFASGVRRDDRSAALRSDFRARFCEYDDGDAAARVVSRVMLGQDPPLPSLPQQSLDQHHTSPLSPLRNGTR; from the coding sequence GTGCCCCGTTTCAGCATCATCGTCCCCGTCCACAGGGTGCAGGGCTACCTGCGTGCGTGCCTCGACTCGGTCTTGACGCAGTCTTTCGCCGACTTTGAAGTCATCGCGGTCGACGACTGCTCGCCCGATCACTGCGGCGCGATCATCGACGAGTACGCGGCGCGCGATGCGCGGGTCCGGGCGGTCCACCTTCCCGCGAACGTCGGCCTCGGGCGTGCCCGCAATGTCGGTGTCCACGACGCCACCGGCGACTACCTGCTCTTCCTTGACAGCGACGACAGCTACACGCCGGGCGCGCTCGCGGCCATCGATCAACGGCTTGCCGTCACCGAAGATCCCGATGTGCTGGTGTTCGACCACGTGCGCACGTACTGGTGGGGCCGCGCCGGGCGCAGCACGACGGCGGACCTGCTCGCCGCCGCGGGCAAGGACACCTTCGACATCCTCACGAGCCCCCAGTACCTGCGCCTGTCCCCGGTGGCCTGGAACAAGGCCTACCGCCGCGACTTCTTCACTGGCCACAAGTTCGCCTACAAACCAGGTCTTTACGAAGGCGCTCCGATCACCTTTCAGGCGTTGGTCGCCGCCCGCCGTATCGGCTGCCTGGACCTGGTATGCATCGAACACCGGCAGCGCAGGCAGGGCGCGATCACCCAGACCTCGGGCCGCAAGCACTTCGACATCTTCGCGCAGTACGCCGGTCTGTTCACGTTCCTCGACGAGCACCCGGAGCTCGACGCGGCCCGGCCGCTGCTCTTCGAGCGGATGATCAATCACTTCCTGACGACGCTCTTGGCCACCGCATGCGTACTGCCCGGCGACCGCGGCGACTTCTACCGCATGATGGTGCGGTTCTACCGGCGCTACAAGCCGGCCGGCTTCGCCCCGCCCGACGACCGCTACCGCGTCCAGTGGAGGCTCACCGCGACGAGCCCCTACGCCGTCTTCCAGGCCTGGGCCCTGGCCGATTCAGTACGTTCCGCCGCCCGCCGCAAGAAGCATGAGCTGCGTAAATCGGCCGCTCGCAGGGCCAAGCGCACACTCGCTCGGATCGAGCGCAGGCGTCCGCTCAACCCACATCTCGCGGTGTACTCGGCGTTCTCGCACCGCGGTGTGGCCGGCGACCCGGCCGCGATCCAGCAGGCGGCCGGGACGCTCGCCCCGCATGTCCGCCCGGTGTGGGTAGTGCGGCCCGAGGCCGTGGAGCAGGTGCCGGAAGGCGTCGAGTTCGTCCTCCCTGGCACCCCGCGCTACCACCGGGTGATAAGCCGGGCCACGTACTTCTTCAACAACGTCAACTGGGCCCCGGGCCTGGTGAAACGCGAAGGGCAGATCCACGTCCACACCCACCAGGGGACGCCGCCCAAACGCATGGGTGCCGATCTCCTGGGCCGTCCCGCAGCGATGTATCACCTCGACATCGCCGCGCAGCTGCGGCGTTCGGACCGCCGGGACTACAGCCTGGTGTCCGGTCGGTACGCCCAGCGGGTCTGGGATCGCGCCTATCCGTGCCGCTTCACCTCGCTGGCGACCGGCGCGCCACGCAACGACGTGCTCGTGCGGGGCGACGTGCTACGCGCGGCAGCCGTGCCCACCCGCCTTCGCATCCCCGATGGCAACACCGTCGTGCTCTACGCACCGACACCCCGCGACCACAGCAAATGGTATGAGCCACGGGTGGACTTCGAGCGGCTGGTGCGCGAGCTCGGGCCCGGCGTCACGCTGCTCGTGCGGCTGCACCGGCAGTACGCCCGCGCCGCCGCCCGCAGCCTGCAACTGCGCGACCTGGAGCAGCACGGACTGCTGCGCGACGTCACCGACGAGAGGTGCGTCGAGGACCTGATACTGACCGCCGACGCCCTGGTGACCGATTACTCCTCGCTGATGTTCGACTACGTCCATCTGGACCGTCCGGTCATCATCCACACCGACGACTGGGCGGCCTATCAGGCGGCACGCGGCACGTACTTCGATCCGCTCGCCACGTCGCCGGGTCATGTCACCACCCGAACCGCTCAGTTGGCGCATCTGTTCGCCTCGGGGGTGCGGCGGGACGACCGTTCCGCCGCCCTGCGGTCCGACTTCCGCGCACGGTTTTGCGAGTACGACGACGGGGACGCGGCCGCTCGCGTGGTCTCCCGGGTCATGCTCGGCCAGGACCCCCCGCTGCCGTCCCTCCCCCAGCAGAGCCTCGACCAGCACCACACCTCCCCGCTCTCCCCCCTCCGGAACGGCACGCGATGA
- a CDS encoding class I SAM-dependent methyltransferase: MTTTANEAVTAPSQHRQTELPRPTCLEDVPGWFWPLDQRLFAWFLGAGAAGTDPGNLVEMGCYLGKSTIVMGEFLRPCEKMTVCDLFGADAGYTKEATMAFYQKSLTREAFEANYSAFHNTLPEVVEGRTDMLASLLGENSCRFIHIDASRAYDDVREDILTAKRALRRDGILVLDDYRTEHTPGVAAASWEAVFRHDLRPVMLSSNKMYGTWGYPGSLSAALLQELCDMPGCRPEVQRIAGLDVIRATQEKIPTPSLVTSRYATPAGSRALPAPRDEDPQTPSLARKLAAELLPPVLTRAVRRARG; encoded by the coding sequence ATGACGACCACGGCCAACGAAGCGGTCACCGCCCCCAGTCAGCACCGCCAGACCGAACTGCCCCGCCCCACCTGCCTTGAAGATGTACCGGGCTGGTTCTGGCCGCTCGACCAGCGCCTGTTCGCCTGGTTCCTGGGCGCGGGCGCCGCGGGCACCGACCCCGGCAACCTTGTGGAAATGGGTTGCTACCTCGGCAAGAGCACCATCGTGATGGGCGAATTCCTGCGCCCCTGCGAGAAGATGACGGTCTGCGACCTCTTCGGGGCCGATGCGGGATACACCAAGGAGGCCACCATGGCCTTCTACCAGAAGTCATTGACCCGAGAGGCCTTCGAGGCCAACTACTCGGCCTTCCACAACACCTTGCCCGAAGTGGTCGAGGGCCGCACCGACATGCTGGCCTCGCTGCTCGGCGAGAACTCGTGCCGGTTCATCCACATCGACGCCTCACGCGCCTATGACGACGTACGGGAGGACATCTTGACGGCGAAGAGGGCACTGCGCAGGGATGGCATCCTCGTCCTCGACGACTACCGCACCGAGCACACACCCGGCGTCGCCGCCGCGTCCTGGGAAGCGGTGTTCCGCCACGACCTGCGCCCCGTCATGCTCTCGTCGAACAAGATGTACGGCACGTGGGGTTACCCCGGTTCGCTCTCGGCCGCGCTCCTTCAAGAGCTGTGCGACATGCCGGGCTGCCGCCCGGAAGTCCAGCGCATCGCGGGCCTTGATGTCATTCGCGCCACGCAGGAGAAGATCCCCACGCCGTCGCTGGTCACGTCCCGCTACGCCACTCCCGCCGGATCCCGCGCCCTCCCCGCCCCCAGGGACGAGGACCCGCAGACGCCGTCGCTGGCCCGCAAGCTCGCGGCCGAGCTGCTGCCGCCCGTGCTCACACGGGCGGTACGGCGAGCGCGAGGCTGA